One Bacillus amyloliquefaciens DSM 7 = ATCC 23350 DNA window includes the following coding sequences:
- a CDS encoding YkyB family protein — translation MDDHAYSKELQPTIENLSKAVYTVNRHAKTAPNPKYLYLLKKRALQKLVKEGKGKKIGLHFSNNPRFSQQQSDVLISIGDYYFHMPPTKEDFQHLPHLGTLNQSYRNPKAQMSLTKAKNLLQKYVGLKEKPLAANRQQPAYHKPVFKKLGESYF, via the coding sequence ATGGACGACCACGCTTATTCGAAAGAGCTGCAGCCAACCATCGAGAATCTTTCAAAAGCTGTTTATACTGTGAACCGCCATGCAAAAACCGCCCCCAACCCTAAATACCTTTATCTGCTGAAAAAACGGGCATTACAAAAGCTTGTGAAAGAAGGCAAAGGGAAAAAAATAGGGCTTCACTTTTCAAATAATCCCAGGTTTAGCCAACAGCAGTCAGACGTACTTATCTCTATCGGAGACTACTATTTTCACATGCCTCCAACAAAAGAAGACTTCCAGCATCTTCCGCATTTAGGTACGTTAAATCAATCGTACCGCAATCCTAAAGCACAAATGTCTTTGACAAAAGCGAAAAACTTATTGCAAAAATATGTGGGCTTAAAGGAAAAACCCCTTGCCGCCAACAGACAGCAGCCCGCTTATCATAAACCCGTGTTTAAAAAACTTGGTGAGAGTTATTTTTAA